In Streptomyces sannanensis, the DNA window CGGCGACCGTGTGGTGCAGGTCTTCGCGACACCCGGCTGATGCTGCACCCGCTTCCGCGGAACGGTCTGCCCTGCGGTGACGCGGCGCGATTGCGGTGCTGGTGCCGCGACGTTGCCCGTCGAGGAGCGGCGTCCGGTGCGTGCGATCGCAAGGCGGCCGAAGGCCCGCGTAGCAGCGCTCCTCGGGTTTTCGGCCGACGCAGCGAGCGTGCGTGTCCGGGGGCACCCTGGCGGTACCCCTGGGGGCACCCCCAGCTACCGCTGGGGGAGGTGGCTGGGGGAGTGTCGCGACGGGGCAAACGTTGCCGGGAAGGGCACTATGCCGCGGGGCGGCTCAGGGTCAGTACGCGGGTGACGGTGCCGTCGTCCTCGTGGATGTCCCGCACATGACAGAAGCCAAGACGGCCGAGGAGAGCCAGCGATGCCTGGTTCTCCTCGGCCACCGTCGCGTGCACGTCCGAAAGACCGAGTTCCTCGAAGCCGTAGTTCACGAGCACCTGGGCGATCTCGGTGCCCAGGCCCGCGCCCCAGCTGTCGTGGGCGATTGCGTAGACGAGTTCATGGCCGTCGACTTCGTCCGTGCGTTTGATCTCGGCGTGGCCGACGAAGCGGCCGTCCTGGCGCACCGCCCAGACATCGAAGAGCATCTGGGCGTACACCTTGCTGAAGATCCGCCCGAACAAGGCCCGTTCCGCGGCCTCGCTCTGCGGGCCGTTCCCCATCCACCGCGAGACCCGCTTGTCCTGGAAGAGCGAAACGAAGGACTCCTCGTCTTCGGGGCGGTACGGATCGAGCAGGAGACGGTCGGTGCGCAGGATCGAGGTCGTCATGGCGTGTGACGCTAGGCGGGGCAGCTGAGCTCGGCAAACGAATAACGGGGCTCAGCGGGAACAGATCACGCTGACGAGGGTGAAGGCGGCGAAGAACGGCCCCTCGGCGAGCGAGGCGAACCAGCGGCGGCCGCGGGCTTCGTCGATGTATCCATCGCTGATGGCCCGCTGCATGTTGCGGCCCAATCCCAGTGTGTGGTCGGCGTCCTGGAAGTCCCGGAAGACCGGTGCCGTGGCGAGCACCGTTTCGACGGTGAAGCCGGCCTGCTCCGCGAGACGGGCGAGGCCGCGGCCGATGGTGGCGTGACGGACCACGTCGGAGGTGGTGTAGCGCGTGAAGGCACGGCTTGTGCCGACGTCCTCGGCGTCGACGACAAGGGTGTCCCAGTCGGGTTCCACGAGCCCGACCAAGGCACCTGGCCTGGTGACCAGGTGGAGTTGGGCAAGAACATCAGCAGGCCGGGCGACATGCATGAGAA includes these proteins:
- a CDS encoding GNAT family N-acetyltransferase, which translates into the protein MTTSILRTDRLLLDPYRPEDEESFVSLFQDKRVSRWMGNGPQSEAAERALFGRIFSKVYAQMLFDVWAVRQDGRFVGHAEIKRTDEVDGHELVYAIAHDSWGAGLGTEIAQVLVNYGFEELGLSDVHATVAEENQASLALLGRLGFCHVRDIHEDDGTVTRVLTLSRPAA
- a CDS encoding methyltransferase domain-containing protein, whose translation is MSTTLGVPRPDQAAYMLRAAAGAAGRAYKQQLLELLDIRAGQTALDVGCGPGADLPALAERVGPEGTVIGVDHDTAMLDEVRRRTGGWPVVEIREGDAHALPVEPGSVDRAKIDRVLMHVARPADVLAQLHLVTRPGALVGLVEPDWDTLVVDAEDVGTSRAFTRYTTSDVVRHATIGRGLARLAEQAGFTVETVLATAPVFRDFQDADHTLGLGRNMQRAISDGYIDEARGRRWFASLAEGPFFAAFTLVSVICSR